In Bufo gargarizans isolate SCDJY-AF-19 chromosome 6, ASM1485885v1, whole genome shotgun sequence, a single genomic region encodes these proteins:
- the RPS6KL1 gene encoding ribosomal protein S6 kinase-like 1 isoform X2, with protein MSGDRDLCCQYRIGFPGATEPTPSLKGPFKRDYLVDAAKQLHVAQERDANEEYEAAFSHYKHGVELLLSGVTVDPSKERREAVKRKISQYLKRAEEIFNCHLQRPVGNVTGAAEVQLVYDPTSRTRFILKSLMKSGRCGHGAVTVIPQGVPFMVQLQKFYVGEDSLYLRLQHVPGGRLWGHLQKYQVPISRCSSSHDPVQGVPEAQVRLWGAQLTLALDSLHQEGVLCRDLNPRNVLLGDTGDVLLTYFGQWREVDHVCCPEAVEQLYVAPEVLGVAAVDEACDWWSLGVLLYEMMTGQPLYKSLMSGVSSQMEVPFPEQLSADAVSLLGALLIYDPEKRLGSGPGGAQRIKSHPFFSDIHWGKLL; from the exons ATGAGCGGAGACCGTGATCTGTGTTGTCAGTATCGCATCGGATTCCCAGGGGCCACGGAACCAACTCCAAGTCTGAAGGGCCCATTCAAGCGCGACTACCTGGTGGATGCAGCCAAGCAGCTGCACGTGGCGCAGGAGCGAGATGCCAACGAGGAGTATGAAGCGGCCTTCAGCCATTACAAGCACGGGGTGGAGCTGCTCCTGAGTGGGGTGACAG TGGACCCGAGCAAAGAGAGGCGCGAGGCAGTGAAACGCAAGATCTCACAGTACTTGAAACGAGCTGAagaaatcttcaactgccacctgcAAAGGCCTGTGGGAAATGTGACTGGTGCAGCAGAG GTGCAGCTGGTGTATGACCCGACCTCAAGGACAAGGTTTATTCTTAAG TCTCTGATGAAGTCTGGTCGTTGTGGCCACGGAGCAGTCACGGTTATTCCTCAGGGCGTGCCCTTCATGGTGCAGCTGCAGAAGTTTTACGTTGGCGAGGACTCCCTGTATCTGCGGCTGCAGCACGTTCCAG GAGGACGTCTGTGGGGACATCTCCAGAAATACCAGGTTCCCATCAGTCGCTGCAGCTCTTCACATGACCCGGTCCAGGGGGTGCCGGAGGCACAGGTCAGACTTTGGGGTGCCCAGCTGACCTTGGCACTGGACTCTCTTCACCAGGAGGGGGTTCTGTGCAGAGATCTGAATCCCCGCAATGTGCTCCTGGGAGACACTG GGGACGTGCTCCTGACATACTTTGGCCAGTGGCGAGAGGTTGATCATGTCTGTTGTCCCGAGGCTGTGGAGCAGCTGTACGTGGCACCAG AGGTCCTGGGGGTGGCTGCAGTGGACGAGGCCTGTGACTGGTGGAGCCTAGGGGTGCTCCTCTACGAGATGATGACCGGACAG CCCCTCTACAAGAGCCTGATGTCAGGGGTCAGCAGTCAGATGGAGGTCCCCTTCCCAGAACAGCTCAGTGCGGACGCAGTGTCTCTGCTGGGAGCG CTGCTCATTTATGATCCAGAGAAACGGCTCGGCTCTGGTCCTGGAGGAGCACAAAGGATCAAGTCCCACCCGTTCTTCAGTGACATCCACTGGGGCAAACTGCTCTGA
- the RPS6KL1 gene encoding ribosomal protein S6 kinase-like 1 isoform X1: MSGDRDLCCQYRIGFPGATEPTPSLKGPFKRDYLVDAAKQLHVAQERDANEEYEAAFSHYKHGVELLLSGVTVDPSKERREAVKRKISQYLKRAEEIFNCHLQRPVGNVTGAAEGYSSLRFRPIRVLSAAVENLKGCRVLEIIDKVQLVYDPTSRTRFILKSLMKSGRCGHGAVTVIPQGVPFMVQLQKFYVGEDSLYLRLQHVPGGRLWGHLQKYQVPISRCSSSHDPVQGVPEAQVRLWGAQLTLALDSLHQEGVLCRDLNPRNVLLGDTGDVLLTYFGQWREVDHVCCPEAVEQLYVAPEVLGVAAVDEACDWWSLGVLLYEMMTGQPLYKSLMSGVSSQMEVPFPEQLSADAVSLLGALLIYDPEKRLGSGPGGAQRIKSHPFFSDIHWGKLL; the protein is encoded by the exons ATGAGCGGAGACCGTGATCTGTGTTGTCAGTATCGCATCGGATTCCCAGGGGCCACGGAACCAACTCCAAGTCTGAAGGGCCCATTCAAGCGCGACTACCTGGTGGATGCAGCCAAGCAGCTGCACGTGGCGCAGGAGCGAGATGCCAACGAGGAGTATGAAGCGGCCTTCAGCCATTACAAGCACGGGGTGGAGCTGCTCCTGAGTGGGGTGACAG TGGACCCGAGCAAAGAGAGGCGCGAGGCAGTGAAACGCAAGATCTCACAGTACTTGAAACGAGCTGAagaaatcttcaactgccacctgcAAAGGCCTGTGGGAAATGTGACTGGTGCAGCAGAG GGTTACAGCAGCCTCAGATTCCGCCCCATCCGCGTCCTGAGCGCTGCAGTGGAGAACCTGAAAGGCTGCCGAGTCCTAGAGATCATTGATAAG GTGCAGCTGGTGTATGACCCGACCTCAAGGACAAGGTTTATTCTTAAG TCTCTGATGAAGTCTGGTCGTTGTGGCCACGGAGCAGTCACGGTTATTCCTCAGGGCGTGCCCTTCATGGTGCAGCTGCAGAAGTTTTACGTTGGCGAGGACTCCCTGTATCTGCGGCTGCAGCACGTTCCAG GAGGACGTCTGTGGGGACATCTCCAGAAATACCAGGTTCCCATCAGTCGCTGCAGCTCTTCACATGACCCGGTCCAGGGGGTGCCGGAGGCACAGGTCAGACTTTGGGGTGCCCAGCTGACCTTGGCACTGGACTCTCTTCACCAGGAGGGGGTTCTGTGCAGAGATCTGAATCCCCGCAATGTGCTCCTGGGAGACACTG GGGACGTGCTCCTGACATACTTTGGCCAGTGGCGAGAGGTTGATCATGTCTGTTGTCCCGAGGCTGTGGAGCAGCTGTACGTGGCACCAG AGGTCCTGGGGGTGGCTGCAGTGGACGAGGCCTGTGACTGGTGGAGCCTAGGGGTGCTCCTCTACGAGATGATGACCGGACAG CCCCTCTACAAGAGCCTGATGTCAGGGGTCAGCAGTCAGATGGAGGTCCCCTTCCCAGAACAGCTCAGTGCGGACGCAGTGTCTCTGCTGGGAGCG CTGCTCATTTATGATCCAGAGAAACGGCTCGGCTCTGGTCCTGGAGGAGCACAAAGGATCAAGTCCCACCCGTTCTTCAGTGACATCCACTGGGGCAAACTGCTCTGA